TGGCAAATTAACTTCACTCAAAAATTATAAAATCCAAGGTCGCGGCGGATCTGGCGTCAAAACCATGAAGCTCACTGCCAAAACCGGCAAACTGGCCTCTTCCTTTATTGTTGACCCAAGCAATTTGCCTGAAGAAGTCAAGGGTGATCTTCTGATTATCTCCGGCAAGGGTCAAGTTATCCGCCTACCTTTGAAATCGGTCCCCAATCTCGGCCGCGACACCCAAGGCGTCCGCCTCATGCGCCTCAAAGAAGAGGGCGACGAGGTCGCCAGCGTCACTTTGATGTAATCAACTATTCACCTCAATTTCAAAAACCCCGCTATCCCACGGGGTTTTTCCTTTTTTAGCTAAGCCGCTCTTCTCCCGCCTTCTTTATATCCCTTCTCTTTCTCTCCCTCTTCCCCAATATCCCCATACTCCCTGATTTCTTCCGCGATCTCTTCTTCATATTTCGTTTCCATTGTGTCATCTGTTTCGTCCGTTGAGTCCTCTGTTCCATCCAAGGAATCACGCTCCCACATCTCTTCATAAGCTTTACTCTGATTCTCCTTCATACTTATTGCTGTTCTTCGCTCTTTTCTATCGTTTCCTCCCCTGTAAAAACTTTCCTCAAAATGTCCCAATCTCCTGCTCCCCTTTTTATCCTTATCACCTTTAAACTCATTTCCACCCACCACCCGCTGTGGCCCACTTCTATCCATGCCTTCTGTGTTTGGCACCACCTTCTTTTGGATTTCTTTATATGGGTCTTCTACTTTTTGCCTCTTGCTTTCTGAGCCCACCACTTTAAACCCTGAATTTCTTGTTATCTCATCTTCATGGTCTCTCTCCCACTGAGGAAATTTACCTCTTTCAGTAGGATATCCAACCTTTATTGATCTCCCCATATTTTTTATCTTAATTATTATATCTAAATTTTACCCCCCCCACATACTCACGTCAAATAACCAAAAGTGAAAAACCAAAAACCACTCCGATATTCATCAGAGTGGTTTTAAAATTATTATATACCCTGTGTAGGGTTCGAACCTACGACCATCTCCTTAAGAGGGAGCCGCTCTACCAACTGAGCTAACAGGGCATAAATTCATACGCCCGCCAGGATTTGAACCCGGAACCTTCTGGTCCGAAGCCAGACGCTCTATCCGGTTGAGCTACGGGCGCAAAAATACCAAAACGGGATAATTATTTACTAATTTTAAAAAATAATAAAGCGCTTTATAAAATCAATGCTATTGAAGCACTTTTATTCTCCCTATATTTCTTGCCAACTATTTGCTCTTCAGCGCGTCTTTCAAGGTCTTCCCTGCCCGAAATTTCGGTACTGTCACTGCTGGCACCTGGATTCTTTCCTCTGGTTTCTGCGGATTGACTCCACCTCTGGCTGATCTGAATTTGGCGATAAATGTACCAAATCCGGTCAAGGTCACCTCATCGCCTGCTTTGAGCTGTTCGATCACTGTTGCTTCAAAAGAATCCAAGACCTGCAGCACATGTCTCCTGTCTACTCCGGTTTTCTCGGCAATTTTTTCTATTAAACTAGCTTTGTTCATAAAAATTTATTTTATTAGGCCGGCTACTGCCAGCCAAAAGACCTTTAGTATTTTTTAAATTTTTACTTCACTATCTAGACGTTCAATTTTTTTGGCTCGCCCACTCTTCTCGTCTATCTCCACCAAAACCGCATTGATCTGTGCTATCCCCTCTTCTGGTATCTCAAATCTGGTTGGTATCTGGGTTAAAAATAAATTCAATGGCCCTTCTTTTTCTACTCCAATTATACTATCTCTGGCTCCCACCATGCCCACATCAGATACAAAAGCCGTTCCTTTGGGTAAAATTTTATTATCACTGGTCGGCACATGAGTGTGGGTGCCAAGTACTGCGCTCACCCGACCATCCACATACCAGCCAAAAGCATTTTTTTCCGAGGTCGCCTCTGCGTGAAAATCTACCACCACTATATCACTTTTTGCTATCTTTAGCAATTTTTCTATTTTATCAAATTCCCGAAAAGGGTCTTCAAAATTTTCCTGCAAAAATACCCGGCCATTCAGATTTATCACACAGACTCTTTTGTTTTTTATCTTGATAGTGGCATATCCTCTCCCCGGCAAACCTTCTGGATAATTGGCAGGTCGAATAATTTTATTTTCAAAATTGGTAAACACTTCTTCATAGCCCTTCTTGGCAAAAACATGATTACCAGTCGTCACCAAATCAACCCCTGCGGCCAAAAGCTCACGCAATGTGTCTTCTGTCACTCCGGTCCCATGAGCAATATTTTCCCCATTGGCAATAATCAAATCCGACTTATATTTCTTTTTATATTTTGGGATGATCTCCGCCAGCGCCAGCCGGCCTATCTTTCCAGTCACATCACCAAAAAATATTATCTTCATAAACCTTAATTTTCATTATTTATTAACGCCCTACCATCTTTTATCTCCAAAAACAAAGACCACCACACCACGGCCAGGGCATATTCTATCTTTGGTATTAATTCCTTATTTATCCTATGCCACAAAGCACGATCAAAACCATTTTTTAAAAATTCTTCATATAAACCCAGTGCTTTTATCTTCACTGCCATCGCCCCAATAAACGCCTCCACTTCCCGGCTCTTAATTTCTTCTAGCCTATCAAATTTTGGTTTTTGACGCTTACCAAATACCTGCCAAAAATTTATAGTTGCTTCAAAAATCATATGCCTGTTTTTTAGGCTCGACGGTCTATTCGCAAAATAATAAGGGTCTTCCCAGTCTCTATATTTTTTTATTGGCCTTACTCTCCTACCAAAATGATGTGATGGCGACAAGGCATCCACAATAAAATGACTCATCCAAGTAAAGTCGTTCTCCCAAGGCAAATTTTGCATTGCTCGCTCCTTTGCATCTCTATATTGTCTATAAATTTGTTTTAATGCCCCACCTTGACCCGTCTCTGGATTATAATAAGACTCCGATGTTGCTCTACCCCCTTTCATCCAAAGTCTGTCTGGCCCATAAGCCCCATCATATTTAAAAACATCTTTCATTTTTATAAAATCACCAAATTCTGGCTTGAGTTCTTGCAACGCCCTGTAAGTATCATAATAAATCAAACTATGACTGTCCCAACGCAACCAAGCCGGTGGAAAAGAAAGAATTGAACTTATTACCCCAGAATTCATAATAAAACTAAATTAATTTTGAGTTTTAACTTTTAAGTTTTTATCTGGCATATTCCTCTACCCGCGTCTCTCTTATCACCAACACTCTTATCTCACCTGGGTATTTCAACTCCTGCTCTATTTTATCAGCTACCTCTCTGGCCAATTTTTTAGCACCCCAATCATCCACCACGCTTGGTTCCACAAATACCCGCAATTCTCTGCCCGCCTGTATCGCATAAACCTTTTCCACCCCAGCAATATTTTTGGCAGTATTTTCGAGATCATCCAAACGCTGTACATATTGCTCATAAGTATCCTTTCTAGCCCCTGGCCTTGCCCCAGAAATTGCATCCGCTGTTTTTACTATAACACCTTCGAGAGATTCTGGGTGGTCCTGATGATGTTCCAAGGAGACTCTGGCTATTTCTTCTGGCAAGCCAAACTTCTTCATAATATCATAGCCAATCTCTGGATGCCCGCCTTTTACTTCATGATCAACTGCTTTGCCAATGTCGTGTAAAAGGCCTCCTTTTTTGGCAATCGCCACGTCTGCTCCAAGATCCTGGGCCAAAAGTCCTGATAACAAAGACACCTCTATTGAGTGCTGCAAAACATTGTGTCCATAACTGGTTCTGTATTTCAAACGGCCCAAAATTTGCACCAATTTTGGATCCAATCCGCCAACTCCCACAGTATACATAGCGTCTTCGCCTGCTTTTTTTATTTCAATAGATAAATCCTTTTTTGCAGCTTCTATTGCCTCTTCTATCCTACCTGGATGAATCCGGCCGTCAGCCATCAATTTTTCCAGAGCCACTCTGGCAACCTGCCTTCTAATTGGGCTAAAACCAGACACCCAAATTGTACCCGGAGTTTCATCGACAATCAATTCTGTCCCGGTCAATTGTTCAATTGCTTTTATGTTGCGTCCCTCTTTGCCGATTATTCTCCCCTTCATCTCGTCACTCGGCAGGTTGACAGTTGTCGTGGTCGTTTCAGCCGAATGTGAGGTAGCACAACGCTCTATTACCGATGACAAGATATGTTTGGCTTTTTCCTCGAGCTCCTCTGTGGTCTGTCTTTCTAATTTACGTACCCTATTATAAAGCTCCTCTTTTACCTCGGACTCCACGTTATTAATCAAAACCTGCTTCGCTTCATCCTTGGTCAAAGCAGCTATCTTCTCCAGCTTTTCCATGCCCCGCTCCTTTATCTTTTGTAAATCTTCCTTCAGGGCGTCTATACTTTTTTCTTTTTCAGACAACTTTGTCCTCTTATCCTCAAATTCCAAAAGCTTTTGGTCAAACATCCCTTCTCTTTTTTCCAGTCTTCGTTGGATCTCCAAAAGCTCCCTGCGTCTCTTGTCTTCCTCTTGTTTGGCGTTTTCCAAGACCTCCAAAGATTTATTTTTGGCTTCCAAAATAAGTTCTCGATATTTATCCTTAGCTTCGGAAATTATCTTTTCTACTCTAGCCTCGGCTGTCTGGGCATCGTGCTTCGCAATAGTACGACGAAAATAGTACCCGACGGTCACGCCTATACCGAGTACTAGCAAAAATATTAAAACTTCCATATTTATTCCCCTTGAAATTAAAGAAGGAGGAAATTTTACACTCTAAAAATCTACCTGAGATAAAACAACTGGCCCTAAGACAAAAAGCCCCAAAGCCTCTTTGAGAAAAAGAAAAATTTTAAACTAAAACTAGTAAAAGAAAACATTTAGTTTAAAAAAACAGTTCCTGTCTCTTGCCCTTATCTCCCGTTACCGATATTTGAGAGTGCCCTCTTTCCAATCCCCTGCTTTAAAAATTTAATTTATATAAAATCAGCTTTTTCAAGCTATTTCTAGCATATCATAAATCACCGCTTTTGGCAAGCCTTCTAATATAAAGCCAAGCTAATTTTTCACCCTTGCCTTTTTATAAAACTTGTGTTAATATTTCTTTAAATTTTACTGCCCTATTATCTAACGTATCCTTGGCTAAACAAACCATGGCAGTAAAAACAAAAAGCTGGGGATATCGAAAGGGAATATTATGTTGGATCGAGACAAAAAACAGGCCTTGATCAAAAAGTTCAAGACCCACGACAACGACACTGGTTCACCCCAGGTCCAGATTGCTATTTTGACCGAAGAAATTCACGAGCTCACCGACCACCTAAAAAAACACAAAAAAGATTTCTCCTCTCGCCGTGGTCTTTTTAGAAAAGTAAATCTGCGCCGCAAGCTTCTTTTATTTTTGAGTAAAACGGAACCTGAAAACTATGAGGCTCTTGTCAAAAAACTGAAAATCAAAAAAATCACTGAACCAGAAGGCAAAAAAGACATCTTGGAAGAGGAAGCAATAAAAACGGAAGAAGAAACCAATGAAGAAGAAAATTAAATCGTTTATTTATTAACCTTTCGCCAAGCTCGCCGCTTGGCGAATTATAATTAATTGGCTGGCAAACACCCAGGCTGCTTATTGCAAGCTTGTCGTTTGCCAGCCAACAATGGAGAAAGCATGAAAAAAATCGATAGTTTTGAGACTGCCATTGGTGGCAAAAATCTCATCATCGAAGTCGGCAAATACGCCGAACAGTCCGCAGGCTCCTGTACTGTCACCTATGGTGGGACAGTCGTTTTGGCCACTGTCTGTCTTAGTTCTAGCATAAGAGAAGGGATTGATTATTTTCCCCTCATGGTAGACTTTGACGAAAAACTTTACGCCGCCGGAAAAATAAAAGGCTCGCGCTTTATCAAACGCGAAGGGCGTGCCACTGACGAAGCCATATTGGCCGGTCGTCTAATTGATCGTTCTATCCGCCCCCTTTTTCCCGAAGCAATAAAAAATGATGTCCAGGTGGTCGTTTCTGTTTTATCTTTTGACGGTGAAAACGACCCAGATATTTTGAGCTTGGTCGCCGCTGCCACCGCTATTAGTATCTCTCCTATTCCCTGGAACGGCCCGATTGCCGGCGTCCGCGTTGGCCGTATCAATGGTGAGTGGGTCATAAACCCAAGCTATGAAGCTCGCTCCAAAAGCCAACTTGATTTGGTTGTTTCTGCCAACAAAGATAAGGTAGTTATGCTCGAGGCTGGCGCCGAGGAAATACCTGAAGATGTCATGATTGAGGGCATAAAATTTGGCCACAAACACGCTCAGTCTTTGATAAAATTAATTGAAGACATCACCTCAAAAATAGGCAAACCCAAAATGGATATCTCCCCCAAGCTGACAGATGAAGAAAAAATCCTAGCAGAAAAAATTGAAACCAAAGTCAAAAATTTTATCAACCCCGAAAAGATCAACTCTATCTTTACTTATACGGCCAAAGATGAACTGAAAAAAAATATCGAAACGGCCAAAGAGGAATTAGACACTCTCCTCAAGGCTGATAATGAAATTTCCAAAGATGATCGCAAAAAGGGAGTTGGCCTCGTTGAAGGACTCATAGACGGACACATGAGACAATTAATCTTGGAGTCTGGCCGCCGCCCAGACAACCGTGGATTGGATCAAATTCGTCCACTCTCAGCTGAGGTCGGCGTTTTGCCTCGCACCCACGGCTCTGGCCTCTTCCAGCGTGGTGAGACACAGGTTCTCTCTGTGGTGACCCTTGGCGCACCGTCAGACGAACAGACCCTTGATACTATGGAAGAATCTGGCAAAAAACGTTACATGCATCATTATAATTTTCCTCCATTCTCTGTTGGCGAGGTTGGTCCGCTCAGAGGGCCTGGCCGCCGGGAAATCGGTCATGGGGCTCTAGCTGAAAAAGCCCTAGTGCCCATGATCCCAAATAAAGAAGAATTTCCTTACACGATCCGTGTCGTTTCCGAAGTCCTCTCCTCCAACGGGTCTTCATCTCAAGCCTCCATCTGCGGCTCCACTCTTTCTCTCATGGATGCTGGTGTACCAATAAAAAAACCAGTTGCCGGTATTGCCATGGGGCTCATAACCGACTATCAGGATATCAACAAATACCGCATCCTGACCGACATTCAAGGCTTTGAAGATCATAGCGGTGATATGGATTTCAAAATTGCCGGCACCGCTGATGGTATCACTGCTGTCCAGATGGACACCAAAATTCATGGCTTGACTGAAGACATTATAAAAGACACTTTCGCCCAAGCTAAAAAAGCTCGCTTGGAAATTTTGGAAGTTATGAAACAAGCTATTGCCGCTCCACGAGTAGAACTCTCCCCCTATGCCCCACGTATTACTACTCTCCACATCAACCCGGATAAAATCCGCGATGTTATCGGCCCGGGCGGCAAAATGATCAATAAAATTATCGCCGAAACAGGTGTCAATATTGATATTGAAGATGATGGCTTGGTCTTTATCACCGCTACTTCGCCAGAAGGATCAGTAAAAGCCAAAGAATGGATAGAGCTTCTGACCGCTGAAGCTGAGGTGGGAAAAACATATCACGGCAAAGTCACTCGTATGTTTGACTTTGGCGCTATGGTAGAATTTTTACCCAAGCAAGAGGGCCTGATTCATGTTTCCGAGATGGCCCCCTTCCGCGTCAATACACCAGAAGATATTATTCATATTGGTGATGAGGTCCCAGTCAAAGTTGTCGGCATTGATGATCAAGGTCGGGTCAATCTCTCCCTCAAACAAACCGACTTTGATTATTCTGGCTTTACCCCACCAGCCATGCAACCATCGCGACCTTTCCGCCCGCGCGATGATAGAGGCCACGGTCACGATCGCGGTCACGATCATCGCCGACCGAGATTCTAAATTCCCTGCTCAAAAGTCCCACCACCAGTGGGACTTTTTAATTGAAAATGCAAAAATAAAAATACAAAGTTAAAAATTACAATCAATCTATTGACCAATAATCGCTGAGCCGAGTCAGCGTCTGCGAGCATTTAAATAAAAAAGTAAAAATCAAGCAAAGTGAGGTTGAAAAAATTGGCGGGAGCGGAGTGAAACGGAGCCGGGACCTGCCAGTTTTCCAACGAACGGGGCACTGATTTTCTTTTTTTACTCAAGCGAGCTAATTTTCTTTTGTTAGCTTTTCTTTTGTAAAAGAAAAGTAAGTAATATCGCTAAAGTTACAAACAGCCAATAGTGTTCCAGCGGCCAATCTAATTACAACCAAAATCATTACAACTTTGACTGAATTTTGTA
This Candidatus Kuenenbacteria bacterium DNA region includes the following protein-coding sequences:
- the pnp gene encoding polyribonucleotide nucleotidyltransferase, whose amino-acid sequence is MKKIDSFETAIGGKNLIIEVGKYAEQSAGSCTVTYGGTVVLATVCLSSSIREGIDYFPLMVDFDEKLYAAGKIKGSRFIKREGRATDEAILAGRLIDRSIRPLFPEAIKNDVQVVVSVLSFDGENDPDILSLVAAATAISISPIPWNGPIAGVRVGRINGEWVINPSYEARSKSQLDLVVSANKDKVVMLEAGAEEIPEDVMIEGIKFGHKHAQSLIKLIEDITSKIGKPKMDISPKLTDEEKILAEKIETKVKNFINPEKINSIFTYTAKDELKKNIETAKEELDTLLKADNEISKDDRKKGVGLVEGLIDGHMRQLILESGRRPDNRGLDQIRPLSAEVGVLPRTHGSGLFQRGETQVLSVVTLGAPSDEQTLDTMEESGKKRYMHHYNFPPFSVGEVGPLRGPGRREIGHGALAEKALVPMIPNKEEFPYTIRVVSEVLSSNGSSSQASICGSTLSLMDAGVPIKKPVAGIAMGLITDYQDINKYRILTDIQGFEDHSGDMDFKIAGTADGITAVQMDTKIHGLTEDIIKDTFAQAKKARLEILEVMKQAIAAPRVELSPYAPRITTLHINPDKIRDVIGPGGKMINKIIAETGVNIDIEDDGLVFITATSPEGSVKAKEWIELLTAEAEVGKTYHGKVTRMFDFGAMVEFLPKQEGLIHVSEMAPFRVNTPEDIIHIGDEVPVKVVGIDDQGRVNLSLKQTDFDYSGFTPPAMQPSRPFRPRDDRGHGHDRGHDHRRPRF
- the rpsO gene encoding 30S ribosomal protein S15, with the protein product MLDRDKKQALIKKFKTHDNDTGSPQVQIAILTEEIHELTDHLKKHKKDFSSRRGLFRKVNLRRKLLLFLSKTEPENYEALVKKLKIKKITEPEGKKDILEEEAIKTEEETNEEEN
- a CDS encoding TIGR00282 family metallophosphoesterase codes for the protein MKIIFFGDVTGKIGRLALAEIIPKYKKKYKSDLIIANGENIAHGTGVTEDTLRELLAAGVDLVTTGNHVFAKKGYEEVFTNFENKIIRPANYPEGLPGRGYATIKIKNKRVCVINLNGRVFLQENFEDPFREFDKIEKLLKIAKSDIVVVDFHAEATSEKNAFGWYVDGRVSAVLGTHTHVPTSDNKILPKGTAFVSDVGMVGARDSIIGVEKEGPLNLFLTQIPTRFEIPEEGIAQINAVLVEIDEKSGRAKKIERLDSEVKI
- a CDS encoding HU family DNA-binding protein, whose amino-acid sequence is MNKASLIEKIAEKTGVDRRHVLQVLDSFEATVIEQLKAGDEVTLTGFGTFIAKFRSARGGVNPQKPEERIQVPAVTVPKFRAGKTLKDALKSK
- the rny gene encoding ribonuclease Y; translated protein: MEVLIFLLVLGIGVTVGYYFRRTIAKHDAQTAEARVEKIISEAKDKYRELILEAKNKSLEVLENAKQEEDKRRRELLEIQRRLEKREGMFDQKLLEFEDKRTKLSEKEKSIDALKEDLQKIKERGMEKLEKIAALTKDEAKQVLINNVESEVKEELYNRVRKLERQTTEELEEKAKHILSSVIERCATSHSAETTTTTVNLPSDEMKGRIIGKEGRNIKAIEQLTGTELIVDETPGTIWVSGFSPIRRQVARVALEKLMADGRIHPGRIEEAIEAAKKDLSIEIKKAGEDAMYTVGVGGLDPKLVQILGRLKYRTSYGHNVLQHSIEVSLLSGLLAQDLGADVAIAKKGGLLHDIGKAVDHEVKGGHPEIGYDIMKKFGLPEEIARVSLEHHQDHPESLEGVIVKTADAISGARPGARKDTYEQYVQRLDDLENTAKNIAGVEKVYAIQAGRELRVFVEPSVVDDWGAKKLAREVADKIEQELKYPGEIRVLVIRETRVEEYAR